The following proteins come from a genomic window of Lolium rigidum isolate FL_2022 chromosome 5, APGP_CSIRO_Lrig_0.1, whole genome shotgun sequence:
- the LOC124654548 gene encoding tuliposide A-converting enzyme b3, amyloplastic-like translates to MDSGRTEIVVDARYFRLYKDGHIDRLSGMDTVPAGFDADIGVTSKDVVIDAATGVSVRLYLPAVRTAESGGDIKATAATTKLPIVVDFHGGYFIVGSTGYPAHHRYMNSLAGNARVLAVSVDYRLAPEHPLPAAYDDSWAALSWAVSGAADPWLSEHGDLGRVFLAGCSAGGNIAHNMAIAAGLTGLRVEGVILLHPSFSGEVKLDEEAEEYRVSVEKRWAAIFPGAKGGLDDPRMNPLAAGAPSLRTLPCERMLVCAASEDPRRPRNRAYYEAVKSSGWGGDVEWFESEGKGHGFFVEDHGSREAVALMERVVSFIAGH, encoded by the coding sequence ATGGATTCCGGGAGGACCGAGATCGTGGTCGACGCCCGATATTTCCGCTTATACAAGGACGGCCACATCGACCGTCTGAGCGGTATGGACACCGTGCCAGCCGGCTTCGACGCCGACATCGGCGTCACCTCCAAAGACGTCGTGATCGACGCCGCCACCGGCGTTTCCGTCCGCCTCTACCTACCAGCCGTCCGTACCGCTGAATCCGGAGGCGACATCAAGGCCACCGCGGCGACGACGAAGCTCCCGATCGTCGTCGACTTCCACGGCGGCTACTTCATCGTCGGGTCAACCGGCTATCCTGCCCACCACCGCTACATGAACTCGCTAGCCGGCAACGCGCGTGTCCTGGCTGTCTCCGTCgactaccgcctcgctcccgagcACCCGCTCCCGGCGGCCTACGACGACTCCTGGGCCGCGCTCAGCTGGGCCGTGTCCGGCGCCGCCGATCCGTGGCTGTCCGAGCACGGCGACCTCGGGCGCGTCTTCCTGGCCGGCTGCAGCGCCGGCGGGAACATAGCCCACAAcatggccatcgccgccggcctgACCGGTCTGCGCGTTGAGGGCGTGATCTTGCTCCACCCTTCGTTCAGCGGCGAAGTGAAATTGGACGAGGAGGCAGAGGAATACAGGGTGAGTGTGGAGAAAAGGTGGGCGGCCATCTTTCCGGGCGCGAAGGGTGGGCTGGACGACCCGAGGATGAACCCGCTGGCCGCCGGCGCGCCGAGCCTGAGGACGCTGCCGTGCGAGAGGATGCTGGTCTGCGCGGCGTCGGAGGACCCGCGGCGCCCGAGGAATCGGGCGTACTACGAGGCGGTGAAGTCCAGCGGGTGGGGAGGGGACGTGGAGTGGTTCGAGTCGGAAGGCAAAGGGCACGGCTTCTTCGTCGAGGACCACGGCAGCCGCGAAGCGGTGGCGCTCATGGAGCGAGTGGTTAGTTTCATCGCCGGCCATTAG